One Rhodothermus bifroesti DNA window includes the following coding sequences:
- a CDS encoding M14 family zinc carboxypeptidase, with translation MVGRSWAALLASLVPETAAPAFRTHETVRPLLEAACRMSSGLATFLDIGYSEEGRPISAVVMGQGPRTVALLAGTHADEPVGPETLRWFVLEGLRQSSQLQPILERFQLVILPHINPDGEIRNQSWVTHWPSLEAYLAHVVRELPGRDLEFGYPDLRPENRAVADFLRAYAPFAGYVNLHGMGFAEGALLLIERHWSFRTEALQQAFVAAAQAAGLGLHDHNRKGEKGFFYIGPGFMTTPEGEAMRTFFEARGEPQQAQHFRLSSMELVRGLGGDPLCLVTELPLFVVQRRPAAPGIPKAYLELRAQLAELRLRALKGETLEDARRAFGLQPLPLAKAMRLQLQVIGLLLETIGD, from the coding sequence ATGGTTGGTAGGTCCTGGGCAGCATTGCTGGCAAGCTTAGTTCCGGAAACTGCTGCGCCTGCATTTCGGACGCACGAAACCGTACGTCCTTTGCTTGAGGCAGCTTGCCGCATGAGCAGCGGCTTAGCTACGTTTCTGGATATTGGTTATAGTGAAGAAGGGCGACCTATCAGCGCTGTGGTTATGGGGCAGGGACCACGTACAGTCGCCCTGCTGGCCGGTACGCACGCGGACGAGCCAGTAGGCCCGGAGACGCTGCGCTGGTTTGTGCTCGAAGGTCTTCGGCAAAGCAGCCAACTGCAGCCCATTTTGGAACGCTTCCAGCTTGTCATTTTACCCCATATCAATCCAGATGGAGAAATCCGTAACCAATCCTGGGTAACCCATTGGCCATCGCTTGAAGCCTATTTAGCCCATGTTGTACGGGAACTGCCAGGACGGGACTTGGAATTCGGCTATCCTGACCTTAGGCCAGAAAATCGCGCTGTAGCTGATTTTTTACGTGCCTATGCACCTTTTGCTGGATATGTCAACCTACACGGGATGGGTTTTGCCGAAGGCGCCTTGCTGCTCATCGAGCGCCACTGGTCATTTCGTACTGAGGCATTGCAACAGGCGTTTGTCGCAGCTGCACAAGCAGCGGGCCTTGGACTGCACGACCACAACCGCAAAGGGGAGAAAGGCTTTTTCTACATTGGCCCTGGCTTTATGACTACGCCTGAAGGCGAAGCCATGCGTACGTTTTTTGAAGCACGTGGCGAACCCCAACAAGCACAACACTTTCGCTTGAGCTCAATGGAGTTGGTACGCGGATTAGGCGGCGATCCCTTGTGTTTAGTGACCGAGTTACCCCTTTTTGTTGTTCAGCGCCGACCTGCTGCACCAGGGATCCCGAAAGCCTATCTGGAATTGCGCGCGCAGCTAGCCGAGCTGCGCCTGCGTGCCTTAAAAGGAGAGACCCTTGAGGATGCCCGCAGGGCGTTTGGGTTGCAGCCGCTTCCTTTGGCAAAAGCGATGCGCCTGCAGCTGCAGGTTATTGGCCTTTTGTTAGAAACGATTGGAGATTAA
- a CDS encoding CvpA family protein: protein MIPLTSIDWFIVALVSLGMARGFTTGGVRQLLGLVGFVAAVVVGISAMESMGRLVAESLKLSPRVGPLLGFLVVFMAVLLCVWLIIQATEALLGAVKLSLFNRLLGMLIGGVKAVLLLSLLFLILQALNWPKANARRASLLYEPVATVLPTAWDFVAARAPEAQRLVERFSALKD, encoded by the coding sequence GTGATTCCTCTGACATCCATCGACTGGTTCATCGTAGCGCTTGTCAGTCTAGGCATGGCGCGTGGATTTACTACAGGCGGCGTGCGACAGCTGCTGGGGCTTGTAGGGTTTGTTGCAGCTGTTGTGGTGGGCATTTCGGCAATGGAGTCTATGGGACGGCTTGTTGCTGAAAGCTTAAAACTTTCACCACGCGTGGGCCCACTTTTAGGATTTTTGGTAGTGTTTATGGCTGTATTGTTGTGCGTTTGGCTGATCATTCAGGCCACCGAAGCGTTACTGGGCGCTGTTAAGTTGTCGCTTTTCAATCGACTGTTGGGCATGCTTATCGGAGGGGTGAAGGCTGTGCTGCTGCTCAGCTTGCTGTTTCTGATATTACAAGCCTTAAATTGGCCTAAGGCCAACGCCCGCAGGGCTTCACTGCTTTACGAACCTGTAGCTACGGTATTGCCTACTGCCTGGGATTTTGTCGCGGCACGCGCGCCCGAGGCTCAGCGACTGGTAGAGCGCTTTTCTGCACTGAAAGACTAA
- a CDS encoding GatB/YqeY domain-containing protein codes for MMLKERLTEDLKAAMRARDEARLRTIRALRAALLEREIAERKGGKATLTPEQELEVLQKEAKRRREAIEQFQAAGRDDLVQKETEELRIIESYLPRQLNDEEIRKVLEEIIETLGARSVRELGQVMKEAMARLRGQAEGRRISELARELLTQREAAS; via the coding sequence ATGATGCTTAAAGAACGACTCACAGAAGACCTCAAGGCTGCTATGCGCGCACGAGATGAAGCGCGCCTACGTACTATTCGGGCACTTCGGGCCGCATTGCTAGAGCGCGAAATTGCCGAGCGCAAAGGCGGTAAGGCCACACTGACTCCCGAGCAAGAACTGGAGGTCCTGCAAAAAGAGGCTAAGCGCCGTCGCGAGGCGATCGAGCAATTCCAGGCGGCTGGTCGTGACGACCTGGTGCAGAAGGAAACCGAAGAACTGCGCATCATCGAATCTTATTTGCCGCGTCAGCTGAACGACGAGGAAATTCGTAAGGTACTTGAAGAAATTATTGAAACCTTAGGAGCGCGTTCGGTACGTGAACTGGGGCAGGTGATGAAAGAAGCCATGGCGCGCCTGCGCGGCCAAGCCGAAGGCCGCCGCATTAGTGAGCTGGCTCGAGAACTTTTAACCCAGCGGGAAGCCGCTTCGTGA
- a CDS encoding PQQ-binding-like beta-propeller repeat protein has protein sequence MGLLNAQFPQGWALLIGVALVLSGCRSLQVPIGALVAPAEPSLALLKPPLTVTWRRDAEAAPGLAFETGRILFVTNRKGDIHALELPEGRRRGVLDVGRDLMGQPVVHQTLLLVPVPLEEGAVIGYDLYQRRIVWRHLGEGVEAGLWQAGMLVYVADRRGQVYALEGVTGQVRWQQSPETIGLEGVRSRPVIAQGVLIVADKRGRIVGLDTAHGSLRWQQAGAGPVYADLLPVGDRVLVSTTRGRLLAIAAQTGALLWTQTWPDTSVHLTTPAVVGNQAYVAGGDGSVCAIDLKTGKRLWSWQGPAAIVAAPVAVPELELLYVGDLDGTLYALDLHNGAVRWKLEDLGDVLHLTRTASGLVVLCRPRHIYLLQSTHETLAASP, from the coding sequence ATGGGACTTTTGAACGCGCAGTTCCCTCAAGGATGGGCCTTGCTGATAGGCGTAGCCCTTGTGCTTTCGGGTTGCCGATCGCTTCAGGTACCCATAGGAGCGCTTGTAGCTCCTGCGGAGCCTTCGCTTGCCTTGCTTAAGCCACCGCTTACGGTAACGTGGCGACGTGACGCAGAAGCTGCTCCTGGCTTAGCCTTTGAAACTGGACGAATACTGTTTGTCACCAACCGCAAAGGGGATATTCATGCGCTCGAACTTCCCGAAGGCCGTAGGCGCGGCGTGCTCGACGTAGGGCGCGACCTCATGGGCCAGCCTGTAGTCCATCAAACCCTGCTGCTGGTGCCTGTCCCTCTAGAGGAAGGCGCTGTGATCGGCTATGACCTTTACCAGCGGCGAATCGTGTGGCGTCACCTAGGCGAAGGGGTAGAAGCAGGGCTGTGGCAAGCTGGCATGCTGGTGTATGTAGCCGATCGGCGTGGACAGGTATATGCGCTAGAAGGCGTGACAGGACAAGTGCGCTGGCAGCAATCTCCTGAAACTATTGGCCTTGAAGGTGTACGCAGCCGGCCAGTAATAGCTCAGGGCGTGCTTATCGTGGCCGATAAGCGGGGCCGGATCGTTGGGTTGGACACTGCACATGGATCCCTACGCTGGCAGCAAGCAGGCGCCGGCCCGGTCTACGCGGATCTGCTTCCTGTAGGCGACCGCGTGTTGGTTTCGACCACCCGCGGACGATTGCTGGCGATAGCAGCCCAAACCGGTGCACTACTATGGACGCAGACGTGGCCCGACACAAGCGTGCACCTCACAACACCTGCCGTAGTTGGCAACCAGGCTTATGTGGCCGGAGGCGATGGCAGCGTGTGCGCAATTGACCTGAAGACCGGGAAGCGCCTTTGGTCCTGGCAAGGGCCAGCTGCCATCGTAGCCGCTCCAGTTGCCGTGCCTGAACTAGAACTGCTGTACGTAGGCGATCTAGACGGAACACTCTACGCACTGGACCTGCACAACGGTGCTGTTCGTTGGAAACTCGAAGACTTAGGAGACGTGCTGCACTTGACACGAACCGCCTCTGGGCTTGTGGTCCTCTGTCGCCCACGACACATATACCTGCTTCAATCCACGCATGAAACCTTGGCTGCGTCACCTTAG
- a CDS encoding peptidase MA family metallohydrolase has translation MRLLPLAIGLGALLVAPAAAQYYEYHFGRNKVQYERFDWHVLQTEHFDIYYYPEMQTLAEHGAYFAEEAYRVLQQRFNYSLPRRTPLIFYAAPYHFQQTNTTPGFIPEGVGGFFELIKGRVVLPANGNLYRFRRVIWHELVHVFTFHRAFQVLRDHRVPPDRFLPLWFTEGLAEYWSGPPDDQHEMILRDALYANYLVPLENMYRIYGTFLMYKEGEALCHFIAETYGEEKLLELIEQFWIDRDFRRVLEHVLGEDFYAISDRWERWLKRRYLPDLPNQSLPSLAAHTVVARGFSTKPVVYRRQDGRQMVYYLGNEGAYTHLYALPVDSAYDPLGAPRVLIRIGRDERFESINLLEDRMDVSRQGLLAFTTRSGGSDVLHLYDLEHEDLVATYRFDRLVAIYSPSWSPSGRQLAFSAIDEGGWIDLYVFTPETGQLERLTRDLYDERDPAWSPDGRSLAFASDRTAWGDRYAMNLFLYRFDTGQIHQLTQGLRRDQEPRWSPDGRYVVFSSAVKGENGRFGPRNIWAVEAVPSLPAPPVATLHPETVPSPPLRRLYRLTNLATAAFDPVWTPDGHLLFSTFEHYRFAIRQLPDIAQYLEKPYQRTSIALLGSDPAWQPGRLSAESSVRRRPYRRRYSLDVAYGGISISQSALWGTSGGAALAFSDLLGDDRWYLMVFHAGQSSGDLLKGLNLAVSRIQLHRRTDVGYGLYRFAGLRYDLTDPDAAAEYPLLWEELIGTYGALSYPISTFRRLELNTALAWSDKRVAIRGIERQALLLSNALSLVHDNALYGLNGPVDGWRANLTIGYTTDLRYANVNYYTLSLDVRHYLRLLRNVTLASWGMLRINEGREARLWFLGGSWDLRGFPLFDVRGSKLWFTSHELRFPILEAPSLYIPILAPFGIANLRGALFFDAAHVWNNDYAQRQPQLYAGETLGAVGLGFRLNLFGGLVLRYDIGYRYREGFRYRERSFRQFFFGWDF, from the coding sequence ATGCGCCTGTTGCCGCTCGCCATAGGCCTAGGAGCTTTACTGGTTGCTCCAGCCGCAGCCCAGTACTACGAGTATCACTTCGGCAGAAATAAAGTGCAGTACGAGCGCTTCGACTGGCATGTGCTGCAGACCGAACACTTCGACATTTACTACTATCCTGAAATGCAGACGCTGGCGGAGCACGGCGCTTATTTTGCCGAAGAAGCCTACCGCGTGCTTCAGCAGCGTTTTAACTATTCCCTTCCACGCCGCACGCCGCTCATTTTTTATGCAGCCCCGTATCATTTTCAGCAGACCAACACGACGCCCGGGTTTATTCCAGAAGGCGTAGGAGGGTTTTTTGAGCTGATTAAAGGCCGGGTGGTATTACCTGCAAACGGAAATCTCTACCGGTTTCGGCGGGTGATCTGGCACGAACTCGTGCACGTGTTTACGTTCCATCGCGCTTTTCAAGTGCTGCGCGACCATCGCGTGCCGCCAGATCGGTTCCTGCCCCTCTGGTTTACCGAAGGTTTGGCCGAGTACTGGTCGGGACCGCCCGATGATCAACACGAGATGATCTTACGTGACGCACTGTACGCAAACTACCTGGTCCCTTTGGAAAATATGTACCGGATTTACGGTACGTTTCTGATGTACAAAGAGGGCGAAGCGCTGTGCCACTTTATCGCGGAAACCTACGGCGAGGAAAAACTGCTGGAACTTATTGAGCAATTCTGGATCGACCGTGACTTTCGGCGTGTGCTGGAACATGTGCTAGGAGAAGACTTCTACGCGATCTCGGATCGTTGGGAGCGCTGGCTAAAGAGGCGCTATTTGCCCGATCTGCCTAACCAATCGCTTCCCTCACTGGCCGCGCATACCGTTGTAGCCCGCGGCTTTAGCACCAAACCGGTTGTTTACCGGCGACAAGACGGTCGCCAGATGGTTTACTACCTGGGCAACGAGGGGGCTTACACCCATCTGTATGCGCTACCGGTAGACTCCGCTTACGATCCCCTTGGAGCGCCGCGCGTACTCATACGCATTGGGCGCGACGAACGCTTTGAGTCGATTAACCTGCTCGAAGACCGCATGGACGTGTCGCGCCAAGGTCTACTGGCCTTCACCACGCGCAGTGGCGGTAGCGATGTGCTGCACCTGTACGATTTAGAGCACGAGGACCTGGTAGCTACCTATAGATTCGATCGATTAGTGGCAATTTATAGCCCCTCTTGGAGTCCGAGCGGCCGCCAACTTGCTTTTAGTGCTATCGATGAAGGGGGCTGGATCGACCTGTACGTCTTCACACCGGAAACCGGACAGCTTGAGCGATTGACCCGCGATCTCTATGACGAACGGGATCCCGCCTGGAGTCCGGATGGACGCTCCCTGGCCTTTGCTTCCGACCGCACCGCATGGGGAGACCGCTATGCCATGAATCTATTCCTGTATCGGTTTGATACCGGACAGATCCACCAGCTCACCCAAGGGCTGCGTCGGGATCAAGAACCGCGGTGGAGCCCGGATGGCCGCTATGTGGTGTTTTCCAGCGCGGTCAAGGGCGAAAACGGCCGCTTTGGCCCTCGCAATATCTGGGCAGTAGAGGCGGTTCCGTCGCTACCTGCACCTCCCGTAGCCACATTGCACCCAGAGACGGTCCCTAGTCCGCCGCTGCGTCGGCTCTATCGCCTCACGAACCTGGCCACAGCTGCCTTCGACCCCGTTTGGACCCCTGATGGACATTTGCTTTTCAGCACCTTTGAACACTACCGGTTTGCGATTCGACAGCTGCCTGATATAGCTCAGTATCTGGAAAAGCCATATCAGCGCACGAGCATTGCCTTGCTGGGTAGCGATCCAGCATGGCAACCAGGGCGCCTTTCGGCCGAAAGCAGTGTGCGCCGCCGCCCTTATCGGCGACGCTATAGCTTGGACGTCGCTTATGGGGGGATTAGCATTAGCCAAAGCGCCCTTTGGGGCACAAGCGGCGGGGCTGCACTGGCATTTTCAGATCTGCTGGGCGACGATCGCTGGTATTTGATGGTCTTTCACGCTGGCCAAAGTAGCGGCGATCTGCTCAAAGGACTAAACCTGGCTGTCTCGCGCATCCAGCTGCACCGGCGCACGGATGTGGGCTACGGCCTTTACCGCTTTGCTGGACTACGCTATGACCTGACCGATCCAGATGCTGCGGCCGAATATCCGCTCTTGTGGGAAGAGCTCATCGGGACCTACGGCGCCCTAAGCTATCCTATCTCGACATTTCGCCGGCTTGAACTCAACACCGCATTGGCCTGGAGCGACAAACGGGTCGCTATTCGTGGCATCGAACGCCAAGCGCTTTTGCTGTCTAACGCCCTGTCGCTGGTGCATGATAACGCGCTTTACGGCCTTAACGGACCCGTTGACGGCTGGCGGGCCAACCTGACCATTGGCTACACGACCGACCTGCGCTATGCTAATGTCAACTATTATACGCTGAGCTTGGACGTGCGCCACTACCTGCGCTTGTTGCGCAATGTCACCCTGGCCTCCTGGGGTATGCTCCGCATCAACGAGGGGCGTGAAGCTCGGCTCTGGTTTTTGGGTGGGAGCTGGGACTTGCGCGGCTTCCCACTTTTTGATGTGCGCGGAAGCAAGCTCTGGTTTACTTCGCACGAGCTCCGCTTCCCTATTCTAGAAGCACCTTCGCTTTACATCCCCATCCTGGCTCCTTTTGGCATTGCGAACTTGCGCGGCGCGTTGTTTTTCGACGCCGCCCACGTATGGAACAACGATTACGCCCAACGCCAGCCGCAGCTCTATGCAGGCGAAACGCTCGGAGCTGTTGGCTTAGGCTTCCGGCTCAACCTCTTTGGTGGGCTGGTGCTACGTTACGATATCGGGTATCGCTACCGCGAAGGCTTTCGCTATCGCGAGCGGTCTTTTCGGCAGTTTTTCTTCGGATGGGACTTTTGA
- a CDS encoding methylmalonyl-CoA mutase family protein: MESRIYKPKHPVRFVTAASLFDGHDAAINLIRRLLQASGAEVIHLGHNRSVQEIVETAIQEDVQGIAVSSYQGGHMEFFKYMIDLLRAHGAAHIKVFGGGGGVIVPEEIRELEAYGVCKIFSPEDGLRLGLQGMVNFMLEQCDFPTVLQLEEAELERLRQRDKKALARVLTAIEQRLLAQVPARLVPEPAGGDGAPAPEIHTAPVIGITGPGGAGKSSLTDELIRRFLCDFEDLHIAVLSIDPTRRRTGGALLGDRIRMNALYGQNGHRVYMRSFATRQAHRSITQSLQAAIDVCRAAGFDLIFVETAGIGQSDTEIADLADVTLYVMTHEYGAPMQLEKIGMLDVADLIALNKFEKRGSQDALREVRKQVQRNRGAFALPLEAMPVFPTMAARFNDPGTTRLYLALLDLLNERFRFGRSSRLFCAAELPEVDPEKLAIIPPKRERYLGEIAETCRNYRKWVETQVTYARKWGEAVGARRQVEHWAPQDRALLLERLDQMIQHWWDKLDARCKRILEAWETTAERYRQETFTYTVRDREITVPLYHTSLAGTKLPRVALPRYEDPGERLRFALLENLPGYFPYTAGVYPFKRTEEEPTRMFAGEGSPERTNRRFHFVSEGMAAKRLSTAFDSVTLYGRDPDERPDIYGKIGNAGVSICTLDDMKKLYSGFNLCDPKTSVSMTINGPAPMILAMFLNTAIDQQVEYYLREIGRWEEVKQAIEERLGDERPRYIPFGPQGRLEHLPPTHDGTGLGLLGLSGADLVAWNLLEPDTYENIKARALSVVRGTVQADILKEDQAQNTCIFSTEFALRLMGDVQQYFIDHKVRNFYSVSISGYHIAEAGANPITQLAFTLANGFTYVEYYLSRGMHIDDFAPNLSFFFSNGMDPEYSVIGRVARRIWAVVMRDRYGASERSQKLKYHIQTSGRSLHAKEIAFNDIRTTLQALMAIYDNCNSLHTNAYDEAITTPTEESVRRAIAIQLIIHQELGLAKNENPLQGSFIIEELTDLVEEAVLQEFERLDRRGGVLGAMESMYQRSKIQEESLLYERKKHSGELPIIGVNTFLPRDGQSHDAPAALMRSHEEEKRHQLENLRAFQRRNASRAPAALERLQQVARRGENIFAELMETVRYCSLGQITQALFEVGGEYRRNM, from the coding sequence ATGGAATCCCGCATCTACAAGCCGAAGCATCCTGTTCGCTTTGTTACGGCCGCCAGTTTGTTCGATGGCCATGATGCCGCGATCAATCTGATCCGCCGTTTACTTCAAGCGAGTGGCGCTGAAGTGATTCATCTCGGCCATAATCGCTCGGTTCAGGAAATCGTCGAGACGGCCATTCAGGAAGATGTGCAGGGGATTGCTGTCTCCAGCTATCAGGGCGGACACATGGAGTTTTTTAAATACATGATCGACCTGCTGCGCGCCCATGGGGCTGCACATATCAAGGTATTCGGGGGTGGGGGAGGCGTAATCGTCCCGGAAGAAATTCGTGAGCTGGAGGCTTACGGCGTCTGCAAAATTTTCTCGCCAGAGGATGGGTTGCGCTTAGGCTTGCAGGGGATGGTCAACTTCATGCTTGAGCAGTGCGATTTTCCCACGGTGCTTCAGCTTGAGGAAGCAGAGCTAGAACGCTTGCGGCAACGCGACAAAAAAGCCTTAGCTCGGGTGCTGACGGCCATTGAGCAACGGCTTTTGGCGCAGGTGCCGGCACGTCTTGTACCGGAACCGGCCGGTGGGGATGGAGCTCCAGCTCCTGAAATCCATACGGCGCCCGTGATAGGGATTACAGGCCCGGGCGGTGCAGGCAAATCTTCGCTCACCGACGAGCTTATCCGGCGCTTTTTGTGTGATTTTGAGGATCTTCATATTGCGGTGCTTTCCATTGATCCAACACGTCGCCGCACAGGTGGAGCGCTACTGGGCGACCGCATTCGCATGAATGCGCTCTACGGCCAAAACGGCCATCGCGTCTATATGCGCTCGTTTGCCACACGCCAAGCCCATCGATCCATCACGCAATCGCTTCAAGCAGCCATCGATGTCTGCCGGGCAGCTGGCTTTGATCTCATCTTTGTAGAGACGGCCGGTATTGGCCAAAGCGATACCGAAATTGCCGATCTGGCCGACGTAACGCTCTATGTGATGACGCACGAGTATGGCGCGCCGATGCAGCTTGAAAAGATTGGCATGCTGGATGTAGCCGATCTCATCGCGCTGAATAAGTTTGAAAAGCGCGGCAGCCAGGATGCGCTGCGTGAAGTGCGGAAGCAAGTGCAGCGCAATCGCGGGGCGTTTGCGCTGCCGCTTGAAGCAATGCCTGTTTTTCCCACCATGGCTGCACGCTTCAATGATCCGGGCACGACGCGCTTGTACTTAGCGCTGCTCGATCTACTTAATGAGCGTTTTCGCTTTGGTCGCAGCTCGCGTCTGTTTTGTGCCGCAGAACTACCAGAAGTCGATCCCGAAAAGCTAGCAATCATTCCACCCAAACGGGAACGTTATCTGGGTGAGATTGCCGAAACGTGCCGCAACTACCGCAAATGGGTCGAAACGCAGGTAACCTATGCCCGCAAGTGGGGAGAGGCGGTGGGTGCGCGCCGGCAGGTGGAGCACTGGGCACCCCAAGACCGCGCGTTGTTGCTTGAACGGCTAGATCAAATGATCCAACACTGGTGGGACAAGCTCGATGCCCGCTGCAAACGCATCCTTGAGGCCTGGGAAACCACAGCCGAGCGCTATCGGCAAGAGACCTTCACCTACACAGTACGTGATCGGGAAATCACTGTACCCCTTTACCACACCTCGCTGGCCGGCACGAAGCTGCCACGCGTAGCGCTGCCGCGCTATGAAGATCCAGGCGAGCGCTTGCGTTTTGCACTACTCGAAAATCTACCCGGCTATTTCCCCTATACCGCCGGCGTCTATCCTTTTAAACGCACCGAAGAAGAACCCACGCGCATGTTCGCTGGCGAAGGATCGCCCGAGCGCACCAATCGCCGGTTCCATTTTGTTTCGGAAGGAATGGCAGCTAAGCGACTGTCGACCGCTTTCGACTCGGTAACGCTCTACGGCCGTGATCCTGATGAGCGACCCGACATCTACGGTAAAATCGGCAATGCTGGTGTATCGATCTGCACGCTCGACGATATGAAAAAACTGTACTCGGGCTTTAACCTCTGTGACCCGAAAACCAGCGTGTCGATGACAATCAATGGACCGGCACCCATGATCTTGGCCATGTTTCTTAACACGGCCATAGACCAACAGGTGGAGTACTATCTGCGCGAGATCGGCCGTTGGGAAGAAGTAAAGCAGGCAATTGAAGAACGCTTAGGTGACGAGCGCCCGCGCTACATACCCTTTGGCCCTCAAGGGCGTCTTGAGCATCTGCCGCCTACGCATGACGGCACAGGGCTGGGGCTTTTGGGCCTCAGTGGCGCCGACCTGGTCGCCTGGAACCTGCTTGAGCCGGACACCTACGAGAACATCAAGGCACGAGCGCTTTCGGTAGTTCGGGGTACCGTGCAGGCGGATATCCTCAAAGAAGACCAAGCTCAAAATACTTGCATCTTTTCAACGGAGTTTGCGCTGCGCCTTATGGGTGACGTGCAACAGTACTTCATCGACCATAAGGTGCGCAACTTCTATTCGGTTTCTATCTCGGGTTATCACATTGCCGAAGCCGGGGCCAATCCAATTACCCAACTGGCTTTCACCTTGGCCAATGGCTTCACGTATGTCGAGTACTACTTGAGCCGAGGTATGCATATCGATGATTTTGCCCCGAACTTGTCGTTCTTCTTCTCGAACGGCATGGATCCGGAGTACAGCGTGATCGGCCGTGTAGCCCGCCGTATTTGGGCCGTGGTGATGCGCGACCGCTACGGTGCCAGCGAACGCAGTCAGAAGCTCAAGTACCACATTCAGACCTCAGGTCGTAGTCTGCATGCTAAGGAAATTGCTTTCAACGACATTCGCACTACGCTCCAGGCCCTGATGGCCATCTACGACAACTGCAATTCGCTGCACACGAACGCTTACGATGAGGCTATCACGACGCCCACCGAAGAAAGCGTACGCCGTGCCATTGCTATCCAGCTCATTATTCATCAAGAACTTGGCCTGGCTAAAAACGAAAACCCCCTCCAGGGCAGCTTTATCATCGAGGAGCTTACGGATCTGGTTGAAGAAGCCGTGCTGCAGGAGTTTGAACGCCTTGACCGGCGTGGTGGGGTGCTGGGCGCTATGGAATCGATGTACCAGCGCAGCAAGATTCAAGAGGAATCGTTGCTCTATGAGCGCAAAAAACACAGCGGTGAGCTACCCATTATTGGCGTCAATACCTTCTTGCCTCGAGATGGCCAGTCGCACGATGCGCCTGCGGCGCTGATGCGCTCTCATGAAGAGGAAAAGCGCCACCAACTCGAAAACTTGCGTGCGTTTCAGCGCCGCAATGCTTCCCGCGCACCAGCAGCGCTTGAGCGGCTGCAGCAAGTAGCACGCCGAGGGGAAAACATCTTTGCCGAGCTTATGGAAACCGTGCGCTACTGCTCCCTGGGTCAAATTACACAAGCCTTGTTTGAAGTAGGCGGCGAGTACCGGCGGAATATGTGA
- a CDS encoding 1,4-dihydroxy-2-naphthoyl-CoA synthase, translated as MVSAIFDPDRWLEVEGFQFEDITYHRAKDQGTVRIAFNRPEVLNAFRPKTVDELYQALDHARQTPDVGVILLTGNGPSKKHGKWAFSAGGDQRVRGPSGYQYEAGDNTPAARAHMGRLHILEVQRLIRFMPKVVIAVVPGWAVGGGHSLHVVCDLTIASREHALFKQTDPDVASFDGGFGSAYLARMVGQKRAREIFFLGRTYTAEEAYQMGMVNAVVPHEKLEEVALAWAAEINRKSPTAIRMLKYAFNLIDDGLIGQQLFAGEATRLAYMTEEAREGRDAFLEKRPPDYSRFPWYY; from the coding sequence ATGGTATCGGCCATTTTTGATCCGGATCGCTGGCTGGAAGTCGAAGGTTTTCAGTTTGAAGACATTACCTATCACCGGGCTAAAGACCAGGGTACGGTGCGCATTGCGTTTAACCGACCCGAAGTGCTGAACGCATTTCGTCCAAAGACGGTTGATGAGCTCTACCAGGCGCTCGATCATGCACGTCAGACGCCCGATGTAGGGGTGATCTTGCTAACAGGTAACGGGCCTTCTAAAAAGCACGGCAAGTGGGCCTTCTCGGCTGGGGGAGATCAGCGCGTGCGCGGCCCTTCGGGTTACCAGTACGAAGCAGGGGACAACACACCAGCCGCACGCGCCCATATGGGCCGGCTGCATATTTTGGAAGTTCAGCGGCTGATTCGCTTTATGCCCAAAGTAGTGATTGCCGTAGTACCAGGCTGGGCCGTAGGCGGCGGACACAGCCTGCACGTGGTATGCGATTTAACAATCGCAAGCCGCGAGCATGCGCTTTTCAAACAAACCGACCCAGATGTGGCCAGCTTCGATGGCGGCTTTGGCTCAGCCTACCTAGCCCGCATGGTCGGGCAAAAACGCGCCCGAGAAATCTTTTTCCTAGGACGGACTTACACGGCTGAAGAAGCCTACCAGATGGGCATGGTCAATGCTGTCGTGCCACACGAAAAACTCGAAGAAGTTGCTTTGGCGTGGGCTGCCGAGATTAACCGCAAAAGCCCTACAGCTATCCGAATGCTCAAGTATGCCTTTAACCTGATCGACGACGGCCTGATTGGACAGCAACTTTTCGCTGGTGAAGCAACCCGTCTGGCCTACATGACCGAAGAAGCCCGCGAAGGCCGCGATGCCTTCTTAGAAAAGCGCCCGCCGGATTACTCGCGGTTTCCTTGGTATTACTGA